Below is a window of Dietzia timorensis DNA.
TGGGCCAATTCGAGTACTACCTCGACATCATCCAATCGCTGCTGCGCATCCTCACCGGCTTCGCCATCGCCGCCGTCGTGGGCGTGGCCACGGGCATCGCTCTCGGCCGGTCCCGCGTCGCGGCCGACACCCTCGGCACGCTCATCGAGATCATCAGGCCGATCCCCGCGATCGCACTGGTCCCGGTCGCGATCCTCATGTTCCCCACGAGCGAATCGGGCATCGTAGCCATCACGTTCCTCGCCGCGTTCTTCCCCATCATGGTGAGCACGAGGCATGCCGTCCGTGCCCTGCCAACGCTGTGGGAAGACTCCGTGCGCACGCTCGGCGGTAGGCCGCGGGACGTACTGCTCCACGTCGTGTTGCCCGGGATCCTCCCCGGGGTGTTCGGGGGCCTATCCGTGGGGCTCGGGGTTGCGTGGATCTGCGTCATCTCCGCCGAGATGATCTCGGGAAGCCTCGGGGTCGGCTATCGGACCTGGCAGTCCTACACCATCGTCGACTATCCCGGCACCTTCGTCGGAATGATCACCATCGGCATCCTCGGGTCGCTGACCTCGGCCGCCGTGGAAATACTCGGCCGAAAGGTCACCTCGTGGCTACCGCGGGGAGAGAGGACACAATGACCATCGAATCACCAGGACGGGCGACGTCGACCGCGATGGCATCTGAGCCCGAGGCCGCATCCGAGGCGATGTCCATCGAGGTGCGCGACCTCGGCATCGATATCGGGGCCTCGACGATCCTCGATGACCTCTCGCTCACCATCGGCGCGGGGGAGATCCTTGTTCTCACCGGCCCATCAGGCTGCGGAAAATCGACGCTCCTGCGCGCGATCGCCGGCCTGAGTACTCCGCGGCGCGGCCAGATCCTCGCCGACGGACGGCCCGTCACTACGACGTCCCGCGACCGGGCGATGGTGTTCCAGGAGGACGTGCTCCTGCCGTGGCGCACCGTGGCCCGGAATGTCGACCTCGCGCTGCGGCTGCGCGGCGTCCCCAAAACCGAGCGCCGGGACCAGGTCGACAGCTGGCTGTCCGAGGTCGGGCTCTCCGACTTCCGCGATTACCTGCCGCGGTCGCTCTCGGGCGGGATGCGCCAGCGCGTGCAGCTGGCCCGTGGCCTCGCCGGCGCCCCGCGCGCGGTGCTCATGGACGAGCCCTTCGGCGCGCTCGACGCGCAGACGCGTCACGCCATGCAGAGCCTGCTCATCAGGACGCTCGACGCCCATCCCACCACGGTCGTTTTCGTCACCCATGACGTCGAGGAAGCCCTCGCGCTCGGCGACCGTGTCGTCGTCTTGTCCGCCCACGGATCGATCCGGGAGGACATCGCGATTGGTTCCCGCGATACCTCCGACGGCACCGATAGGCGCGAGCATGCGGATGCGGCCCGCGCCAGGATCTTGAACGCACTCGGGGAAACGAGGTCACGGAAATGAACGACACCACCAACGCCGCAACTGATATCCCCGCGGTCGACGACGCGGTTCGCTTCGACTGCGACGTCCTGGTCATCGGCGGCGGCACCGCTGGGGTGATGGCTGCGCTCACCGCCGCGGAAGAGGGCGCCGACGTCATCCTGCTGGAAAAGGCGCACGTGAGACACTCCGGGGCCCTGGCGATGGGCATGGACGGTGTCAACAATGCCGTGATTCCCGGCAAGGCGGTCCCCGAGGACTACGTCGCCGAGATCACCCGAGCCAACGACGGGATCGTCGACCAGCGCACGATCATGCAGACCGCGACGCGCGGATATTCCATGGTCAAGCGTCTCGAGCGCTACGGGGTGAAGTTCGAGAAGGATGAGTACGGCGATTACGCGGTGCGGCGCGTCCACCGCTCGGGCTCCTACGTGCTGCCGATGCCCGAAGGTAAAGACATCAAGAAATCGCTCTACCGGGAGCTGCGCAAGAAGAACAACCGCGCCCGGATTCGAATCGAGAACCGCTTCATGCCCGTCCGCGTGCTCGTCGGCACCGACGGCCGCGCATGCGGCGCCGCCGCGTTCAACACCCGCAGCGGCGAATTCGTCGTCGTCGGCGCCAAGTCTGTGATCCTCGCGACCGGGCCGTGCGGCCGGCTGGGGCTCCCCGCCTCGGGGTACCTCTACGGCACCTACGAGAACCCGACCAACGCCGGGGACGGCTATTCGATGGCCTACCACGCCGGGGCCGAACTCAGCGGAATCGAATGCTTCCAGATCAACCCGCTGATCAAGGACTACAACGGGCCGGCTTGCGCCTACGTGGCGAACCCCTTCGGCGGGTACCAGGTCAACGCCGACGGGGAACGCTTCGTCGATTCCGACTACTGGTCGGGGCAGATGATCAAGGAAGTGACGTCGGAGATCGAATCCGCCAAGGGACCGATCTACCTCAAGGTCTCCCACCTTCCCGAGGAAACGGTGTCGGAACTCGAGTCGATCCTGCACACCACCGAGCGGCCCACGCGGGGCACGTTCCACGCCAACCGTGGGCACGACTACCGCACGCACGACATCGAGATGCATGTCTCCGAGATCGGCCTGTGCAGTGGGCACTCGGCATCCGGAGTCGCCGTCGATGACCACGGACGCACGACCGTCCCCGGGCTTTACGCGGCAGGGGATCTCGCGTGTGTGCCCCACAACTACATGATCGGCGCCTTCGTCTACGGCGAACTCACGGGCAGGGACGCAGCGCTGAGCCGCACGGAGGTGAGTGCTCCCGGCGCGCTTCCTGACGAGCAGATCCGCGAGGCCCACGAACTGATCTACCGCCCGCTGCGCAACCCGCACGGCCCGCCGCAGCCCCAGGTCGAATACAAGCTGCGCCGCTTCGTCAACGACTACGTGGCGCCGCCGAAGACTTCCAACAAACTCGCCATTGCCGTGGAGACGTTTGAGCGCATGCGCCATGAGATCGCGGAGATGGGCGGGCGCACGCCGCATGAACTGATGCGCTGCGCCGAGGTGACGTTCATTCGCGACTGCGCGGAAATGGCCGCCCGCAGCTCACTCACCAGGCAAGAATCGCGGTGGGGGCTGTACCACGAACGCGCGGACCTCGACGGCGGTCGGCGCGACGAGGAATGGGGCTTCCACCTCAACCTGTTCAAGGATGACGCCGGTGAGATGCGCTTCCTCAAGCGGCCCGTGCACCCCTACCTCGTGCCCGTCGAAGAGTTCGGCCACATCCCCTCGGCCGACGCCGAGCCGATCGCCGTTGACTCGCCGGTGGTTCACACCGCCGGGACCTACTCCTCGGCAAGGAAATCCACCAGCGGTCCCGCGAGCGAGGAGGCGGGCTCCGAGCGGATACTCGAACTTCTCGCCCTCGACGTGCCGAGCGCCGGCGAGCTCGCGCGATATCTCGATGACCCCGAACCACGCGTCCGAGCTGCCGCGATCGCGCAGGCGACCGAGCACACGCCCGATGGGTTCGAGCAGGTGCTTCTCTCCGCGCTGGGCGACGCCGAACGAGTCGTGCGCAGGGATGCCGTCAAGGCCCTGCGCGAGCTGGTCGAAATCCTGCCTCCGCTGGGCACGCTCGACGAACTACACGCATCGCCGGACGCGGCAGTCCGCGCAATCGTCCTCTACCTGTTGCGCACGCAGGGCGTCGGAAACGCGGAAATCTACCTCTCTTTCGTGTCGGACCCGGACACACGCGTCCGCCTTGAGGCGGTAAGCGCATTGACGTCTATCGATGACGGTGACGGAGTCGCCAGCGCGTGCGATGACGAGGACAGAGAGGTGCGCGTCGCCGCCGCCAAGGCGCTGGGAACGATCGCCTCGCCGGCTGGGGCGACGGCCCTGGTGCGCCTGTGCGACGACGCAGATTCGCTCGTCCGCGCAGCCGCCCTGGCCTCGCTCGGGGCCCTGGGCCCGGCCAAGGACCCGGCATCTCGCGTCGCGCTGATCGAGCGTGGGCTCGCCGATCCCGGGTGGCGGGTCCGCGAAGGCGCAGTCAAGGCCAGCGCATCGCTCACTGAAGTCCGTGCCGCGGACATTGCGCGCCGCGGCCTCGCCGACGATAACGCCGACGTGCGCAAGGCCGCGGTGACGACGGCGGCGACGTGGTCGGGGAGC
It encodes the following:
- a CDS encoding ABC transporter permease gives rise to the protein MTIQIAADDPAADAGARAGTDSARRASRSADTERRTRRRGSRISAIRSIAAVIAFLLVWQGLTQWNVDAGLRFSSLPSVTEIVARFVEQLGQFEYYLDIIQSLLRILTGFAIAAVVGVATGIALGRSRVAADTLGTLIEIIRPIPAIALVPVAILMFPTSESGIVAITFLAAFFPIMVSTRHAVRALPTLWEDSVRTLGGRPRDVLLHVVLPGILPGVFGGLSVGLGVAWICVISAEMISGSLGVGYRTWQSYTIVDYPGTFVGMITIGILGSLTSAAVEILGRKVTSWLPRGERTQ
- a CDS encoding ABC transporter ATP-binding protein; protein product: MSIEVRDLGIDIGASTILDDLSLTIGAGEILVLTGPSGCGKSTLLRAIAGLSTPRRGQILADGRPVTTTSRDRAMVFQEDVLLPWRTVARNVDLALRLRGVPKTERRDQVDSWLSEVGLSDFRDYLPRSLSGGMRQRVQLARGLAGAPRAVLMDEPFGALDAQTRHAMQSLLIRTLDAHPTTVVFVTHDVEEALALGDRVVVLSAHGSIREDIAIGSRDTSDGTDRREHADAARARILNALGETRSRK
- a CDS encoding fumarate reductase/succinate dehydrogenase flavoprotein subunit, which translates into the protein MNDTTNAATDIPAVDDAVRFDCDVLVIGGGTAGVMAALTAAEEGADVILLEKAHVRHSGALAMGMDGVNNAVIPGKAVPEDYVAEITRANDGIVDQRTIMQTATRGYSMVKRLERYGVKFEKDEYGDYAVRRVHRSGSYVLPMPEGKDIKKSLYRELRKKNNRARIRIENRFMPVRVLVGTDGRACGAAAFNTRSGEFVVVGAKSVILATGPCGRLGLPASGYLYGTYENPTNAGDGYSMAYHAGAELSGIECFQINPLIKDYNGPACAYVANPFGGYQVNADGERFVDSDYWSGQMIKEVTSEIESAKGPIYLKVSHLPEETVSELESILHTTERPTRGTFHANRGHDYRTHDIEMHVSEIGLCSGHSASGVAVDDHGRTTVPGLYAAGDLACVPHNYMIGAFVYGELTGRDAALSRTEVSAPGALPDEQIREAHELIYRPLRNPHGPPQPQVEYKLRRFVNDYVAPPKTSNKLAIAVETFERMRHEIAEMGGRTPHELMRCAEVTFIRDCAEMAARSSLTRQESRWGLYHERADLDGGRRDEEWGFHLNLFKDDAGEMRFLKRPVHPYLVPVEEFGHIPSADAEPIAVDSPVVHTAGTYSSARKSTSGPASEEAGSERILELLALDVPSAGELARYLDDPEPRVRAAAIAQATEHTPDGFEQVLLSALGDAERVVRRDAVKALRELVEILPPLGTLDELHASPDAAVRAIVLYLLRTQGVGNAEIYLSFVSDPDTRVRLEAVSALTSIDDGDGVASACDDEDREVRVAAAKALGTIASPAGATALVRLCDDADSLVRAAALASLGALGPAKDPASRVALIERGLADPGWRVREGAVKASASLTEVRAADIARRGLADDNADVRKAAVTTAATWSGSAEFVPVLTSALDDGDADVRAYARIQLQRDNEEVGASR